Proteins from a single region of Equus asinus isolate D_3611 breed Donkey chromosome 17, EquAss-T2T_v2, whole genome shotgun sequence:
- the LOC106844037 gene encoding olfactory receptor 5D13-like: MLLAEGNQSAGTTFTLLGFSEYPGLQVPLFLVFLTVYMVTVVGNLGMIMIISISPKLHTPMYFFLCQLSFVDFCYSTTVTPKLLENLVVEDRTISFIGCITQFFLACIFGVAETFMLAVMAYDRFVAVCNPLLYTVVMSQKFCASLVAGPYTWGIVSSLILTYSLLALSFCGSNIINNIFCDHSTIVSISCSDPYISQVLCFIITIFNEASSLVIFLTTYIFIFVTVIKIPSASGCQKGLSTCASHLTAIAIFYGTILFLYCVPNSKNSWLTVKLGSIFYTVVTSMLNPLIYSLRNKDVKESVKKLMNYSIQFC; encoded by the coding sequence ATGTTGCTAGCTGAAGGAAATCAGAGTGCTGGAACCACATTTACCCTCTTGGGCTTCTCAGAATATCCAGGCCTCCAGGTACCCCTGTTCCTGGTATTCTTGACCGTCTACATGGTCACTGTGGTGGGGAACCTGGGCATGATCATGATAATCAGTATCAGTCCTAaactccacacccccatgtatttttttctctgccaATTGtcctttgttgatttttgttattCCACTACAGTTACACCCAAACTGTTGGAGAACTTGGTTGTGGAAGACAGAACTATCTCTTTCATAGGATGCATCACACAATTCTTCTTGGCTTGTATATTTGGGGTGGCAGAAACATTCATGTTGgcagtgatggcctatgaccgctttGTGGCAGTTTGCAACCCTCTGCTCTACACAGTAGTAATGTCCCAAAAGTTCTGTGCATCATTGGTGGCTGGGCCCTACACATGGGGTATAGTCTCTTCTCTGATACTCACATATTCTCTCCTGGCATTATCCTTTTGTGGGTCtaacataataaataatattttctgtgACCACTCAACCATTGTCTCTATCTCCTGTTCTGACCCTTACATCAGCCAAGTGCTTTGTTTTATCATCACCATATTCAATGAGGCGAGCAGCCTAGTAATCTTCCTCACtacttatatattcatttttgttaCTGTCATAAAAATACCTTCTGCTAGTGGATGCCAAAAAGGCCTCTCCACTTGTGCCTCCCACCTGACTGCAATTGCCATTTTCTATGGGACTATCCTGTTCCTTTATTGTGTACCCAATTCCAAAAACTCATGGCTTACAGTCAAATTGGGTTCTATATTTTATACAGTGGTGACTTCCATGCTGAATCCTCTGATCTATAGCCTCAGGAACAAAGATGTGAAGGAGAGTGTCAAGAAATTAATGAATTACTCAATacaattttgttga